A stretch of Triticum aestivum cultivar Chinese Spring chromosome 1D, IWGSC CS RefSeq v2.1, whole genome shotgun sequence DNA encodes these proteins:
- the LOC123180561 gene encoding leucine aminopeptidase 2, chloroplastic isoform X2 translates to MAHTAAALGLTKPNVVEPLQVSFAAIGIEPSDWEGDVLAVAVTEKDLCRSPCSSFENAVLKRLDSQLGGLLSEASAEEDFAGKAGQLVVLRLQGQGFKRLGLIGLGRSAPFTAAACRGLGESFASVAKSARAGSAALALASPGGIHGEFKPNAAAAIASGTVLGLYEDNRYRSESNKVHLKHVHLIGFGYGPEVDRRLELANYVSSGVIFGKDLVNSPANVLTPVVLAEEASKIASTYSDVFTATILDEERCRELKMGSYLAVAAASANPPRFIHLCYKPPGGNVKRKLAIVGKGLTFDSGGYNIKIGAVCNIELMKWDMGGSAAVLGAAKALGEIKPPGVEVHFIVAACENMISGTGMRPGDIVTASNGKTIEVDNTDAEGRLTLADALVYACKQGVDKIIDLATLTGFCRVALGPSIAGILTPSDELHEEVAAASEVSGEKFWRLPLEESYWETMKSGVADMLNTGAIPQGGVITAALFLKQFVDEKVQWMHIDVAGPVWSHKNRSATGFGVSTMVEWVLKNSSSINEDEATQGGEELV, encoded by the exons ATGGCGCACACCGCAGCCGCGCTAGGCCTCACTAAGCCCAACGTCGTCGAGCCGCTCCAG GTCTCTTTCGCCGCCATAGGCATCGAACCATCCGATTGGGAGGGAGATGTGCTCGCCGTCGCGGTCACGGAGAAGGACCTGTGCAGAAGCCCATGCTCCAGCTTCGAGAACGCCGTCCTGAAGCGGCTGGACAGCCAGCTCGGCGGCCTACTGTCGGAGGCCTCGGCGGAGGAGGACTTCGCCGGGAAAGCCGGTCAGCTGGTGGTCCTCCGCCTCCAGGGGCAGGGCTTCAAGCGGCTGGGCCTGATCGGCCTTGGTCGGAGCGCCCCGTTCACCGCCGCGGCTTGCCGGGGCCTCGGTGAATCCTTCGCGTCGGTCGCCAAGTCCGCTCGAGCCGGCAGCGCAGCTCTTGCTCTCGCCTCCCCCGGCGGGATCCACGGGGAGTTCAAGCCTAATGCAGCCGCAGCAATCGCTTCCG GAACTGTGCTCGGATTGTACGAGGACAACCGATACAGATCTGAATCCAACAAGGTGCATCTCAAACATGTACATCTCATTGGATTTGGATATGGTCCGGAGGTGGACCGTAGACTTGAACTAGCCAATTATGTTTCCTCAGGGGTGATTTTTGGAAAAGATCTTGTGAACTCACCTGCCAATGTGCTTACCCCCG TTGTGCTTGCGGAGGAGGCGTCGAAGATTGCTTCGACGTACAGTGATGTATTCACTGCCACGATATTAGACGAGGAGAGATGCAGAGAGCTGAAGATGGGCTCCTACTTGGCTGTCGCGGCGGCTTCTGCAAACCCTCCTCGCTTTATCCACTTGTGCTATAAACCTCCTGGTGGAAATGTCAAGAGAAAGCTAGCTATTGTGGGGAAGGGTCTAACTTTTGACAG TGGTGGATACAACATTAAGATTGGAGCAGTTTGCAATATTGAACTGATGAAGTGGGACATGGGAGGCTCTGCAGCAGTACTTGGTGCAGCAAAAGCCCTGGGCGAAATCAAGCCTCCTGGAGTAGAG GTCCATTTCATTGTTGCTGCCTGTGAAAACATGATTAGTGGGACAGGCATGAGGCCTGGCGACATTGTGACTGCTTCTAACGGCAAGACGATCGAG GTAGATAACACTGATGCAGAGGGGAGGCTCACACTTGCTGATGCTTTGGTCTATGCTTGTAAACAAGGTGTTGACAAG ATTATAGATCTGGCAACGCTAACTGGTTTCTGCCGTGTTGCACTTGGCCCAAGCATTGCCG GGATTCTGACACCGAGCGATGAACTCCACGAGGAAGTGGCCGCTGCATCCGAGGTGTCCGGAGAGAAGTTCTGGAGGCTGCCACTAGAAGAAAGCTACTGGGAGACGATGAAGTCTGGTGTTGCTGATATGCTCAACACCGGCGCTATTCCACAGGGCGGCGTCATCACCGCTGCGCTATTCCTGAAGCAG TTTGTCGATGAGAAAGTTCAGTGGATGCACATCGACGTTGCTGGGCCGGTGTGGAGCCACAAGAACCGGTCGGCGACTGGATTCGGCGTCTCCACCATGGTGGAATGGGTTCTCAAGAACTCGTCGTCGATCAACGAAGATGAAGCCACGCAAGGGGGAGAGGAACTTGTCTGA
- the LOC123180561 gene encoding leucine aminopeptidase 2, chloroplastic isoform X1 has translation MAHTAAALGLTKPNVVEPLQVSFAAIGIEPSDWEGDVLAVAVTEKDLCRSPCSSFENAVLKRLDSQLGGLLSEASAEEDFAGKAGQLVVLRLQGQGFKRLGLIGLGRSAPFTAAACRGLGESFASVAKSARAGSAALALASPGGIHGEFKPNAAAAIASGTAIDLCRTVLGLYEDNRYRSESNKVHLKHVHLIGFGYGPEVDRRLELANYVSSGVIFGKDLVNSPANVLTPVVLAEEASKIASTYSDVFTATILDEERCRELKMGSYLAVAAASANPPRFIHLCYKPPGGNVKRKLAIVGKGLTFDSGGYNIKIGAVCNIELMKWDMGGSAAVLGAAKALGEIKPPGVEVHFIVAACENMISGTGMRPGDIVTASNGKTIEVDNTDAEGRLTLADALVYACKQGVDKIIDLATLTGFCRVALGPSIAGILTPSDELHEEVAAASEVSGEKFWRLPLEESYWETMKSGVADMLNTGAIPQGGVITAALFLKQFVDEKVQWMHIDVAGPVWSHKNRSATGFGVSTMVEWVLKNSSSINEDEATQGGEELV, from the exons ATGGCGCACACCGCAGCCGCGCTAGGCCTCACTAAGCCCAACGTCGTCGAGCCGCTCCAG GTCTCTTTCGCCGCCATAGGCATCGAACCATCCGATTGGGAGGGAGATGTGCTCGCCGTCGCGGTCACGGAGAAGGACCTGTGCAGAAGCCCATGCTCCAGCTTCGAGAACGCCGTCCTGAAGCGGCTGGACAGCCAGCTCGGCGGCCTACTGTCGGAGGCCTCGGCGGAGGAGGACTTCGCCGGGAAAGCCGGTCAGCTGGTGGTCCTCCGCCTCCAGGGGCAGGGCTTCAAGCGGCTGGGCCTGATCGGCCTTGGTCGGAGCGCCCCGTTCACCGCCGCGGCTTGCCGGGGCCTCGGTGAATCCTTCGCGTCGGTCGCCAAGTCCGCTCGAGCCGGCAGCGCAGCTCTTGCTCTCGCCTCCCCCGGCGGGATCCACGGGGAGTTCAAGCCTAATGCAGCCGCAGCAATCGCTTCCGGTACCGCAATCGATCTTTGTA GAACTGTGCTCGGATTGTACGAGGACAACCGATACAGATCTGAATCCAACAAGGTGCATCTCAAACATGTACATCTCATTGGATTTGGATATGGTCCGGAGGTGGACCGTAGACTTGAACTAGCCAATTATGTTTCCTCAGGGGTGATTTTTGGAAAAGATCTTGTGAACTCACCTGCCAATGTGCTTACCCCCG TTGTGCTTGCGGAGGAGGCGTCGAAGATTGCTTCGACGTACAGTGATGTATTCACTGCCACGATATTAGACGAGGAGAGATGCAGAGAGCTGAAGATGGGCTCCTACTTGGCTGTCGCGGCGGCTTCTGCAAACCCTCCTCGCTTTATCCACTTGTGCTATAAACCTCCTGGTGGAAATGTCAAGAGAAAGCTAGCTATTGTGGGGAAGGGTCTAACTTTTGACAG TGGTGGATACAACATTAAGATTGGAGCAGTTTGCAATATTGAACTGATGAAGTGGGACATGGGAGGCTCTGCAGCAGTACTTGGTGCAGCAAAAGCCCTGGGCGAAATCAAGCCTCCTGGAGTAGAG GTCCATTTCATTGTTGCTGCCTGTGAAAACATGATTAGTGGGACAGGCATGAGGCCTGGCGACATTGTGACTGCTTCTAACGGCAAGACGATCGAG GTAGATAACACTGATGCAGAGGGGAGGCTCACACTTGCTGATGCTTTGGTCTATGCTTGTAAACAAGGTGTTGACAAG ATTATAGATCTGGCAACGCTAACTGGTTTCTGCCGTGTTGCACTTGGCCCAAGCATTGCCG GGATTCTGACACCGAGCGATGAACTCCACGAGGAAGTGGCCGCTGCATCCGAGGTGTCCGGAGAGAAGTTCTGGAGGCTGCCACTAGAAGAAAGCTACTGGGAGACGATGAAGTCTGGTGTTGCTGATATGCTCAACACCGGCGCTATTCCACAGGGCGGCGTCATCACCGCTGCGCTATTCCTGAAGCAG TTTGTCGATGAGAAAGTTCAGTGGATGCACATCGACGTTGCTGGGCCGGTGTGGAGCCACAAGAACCGGTCGGCGACTGGATTCGGCGTCTCCACCATGGTGGAATGGGTTCTCAAGAACTCGTCGTCGATCAACGAAGATGAAGCCACGCAAGGGGGAGAGGAACTTGTCTGA